The genomic region TGCAAAAGGGAACCCGTCCAGTAGCTTTCGATACTCGCTTTACGGGCTAGATCCTTTATTTTTGAGTTTCTGATTCTATCTCAACTCCGGACTTAAATTCAACCTTAAACCTCTCTTCAAAAATCGTCACTTTCTCAATGAGCCTTCTTGCCAGCTGCTCATCATATTCTTCCAATTCTTCTGTTTGCTCATCTATAAACTCAGCCATCTCAGCGATACGTTTCCTTTTTCCTTCACGCTCTGCATTGTCAACCATTGCACTTTGCTTCAATTCTCTAAGGCGGTATATCTCGTCCGCCACATCCTCATATTTCTCTTTGGAGTTGGCCCGCCTTAATAGTTCTTTTTGAAGTTCCTCCAGTTTTTCATCAATGCCTACTGTGGCTTTGTCGCTACCTTCATTCAAAACGGTGACAATATTCTCTTTTAAGACTGCTAGGAAAGTTTCTTTTTTGCTTAACACTTCGTTCATTGCTTTAACAACTGCTGCCTTTAGAACCTCTTCATTAATGGTTGGGGAAGAGCAGTCGGATCCTTTTTCTTCAAGGCGGCTGACGCATCTCCAGACTATTGACCTGCATCCTCGATTGTTCCAATGAACCCTTCTGTAAATCTCACCGCATTCTGAGCAGTAGACAATGCTGGATAGAGCATACTTACTACTGTAAACTCGCTTTTTTCCACTCTTTCCTGTATAAAGGTTGGCACGTCTTACCAGTTCTTCCTGCACCTGCATAAAAATTTCACTCGGGATGATGGGCTCGTGACTGTTCTCAACATAGTATTGTGGAACAATGCCGTTATTGACAACTCTCTTATTGGAAAGGAAATCGACGGTATATGTTTTTTGTAGCAAGGCATCGCCGATGTACTTTTCATTTTGCAAGATTTTCTTAATAGTTTCTGGTCGCCATTTTTTCTTGTTTGCAGCAGTCAGTATCCCGTCCGCTTCCAATCCTCGTGCGATTTGAAGTAAGCTTGCCCCTTCAAGGTATTCTCGGTATATACGCTTTACCACCTCTGCTCCTGTCGATTCGATAACCAGACGCTTGTTTTCATCTTTGGTATAGCCGAGGAAACGGTTGTGGTTAACCTGAATTTCACCTTGCTGGTATCGATGCTGAATACCCAACCTCACGTTTTGGCTTAATGATTGGCTCTCTTGCTGGGCCAGCGAAGCCATGATGGTCAGCATAATCTCACCCTTGGAGTCCATGGTGTTGATGTTTTCTTTCTCAAAAAATACAGCAATACCTTTATCCTTTAGCTGCCGGATGTACTTTAAACAGTCCAGGGTATTTCTGGCAAATCGGCTGATGGACTTGGTAATAATCATATCGATGTTTCCTGCCATGCAGGCTTCAATCATTCTATTAAACTCTTCACGCTTTTTTGTGTTAGTTCCTGAAATCCCGTCATCTGCGAAGATTCCAGCAAATTCCCACTCAGTGTTCCCTTCAATATAAGAAGTGTAATGCTGTACCTGCACATCATAACTGGATGCTTGCTCTTCACTATCTGTTGATACTCTACAATAGGCCGCTACTTTTAGTTTTGGTTTTTCTTCTTGTTTTTCTCCAGTTCGATTTCGGGCACGTGCCGGTATAACCGTAACGCTTCTATTCATTGCCATCTTCAATCACCTCGCTTTCTATCAGGCTATAAACATACTCTGCTTGCTTAAAAGGATCATCGTAAAGCTGTTCTGGTTTTTTCATAGAGAACAAATATTTTTTTAGGCTCTTTTTTTTGGCCGCCCCCTCTCTGATTCTTCCTAGCATTTCGGCTCGCCTTAACCT from Proteinivorax hydrogeniformans harbors:
- a CDS encoding recombinase family protein, whose amino-acid sequence is MAMNRSVTVIPARARNRTGEKQEEKPKLKVAAYCRVSTDSEEQASSYDVQVQHYTSYIEGNTEWEFAGIFADDGISGTNTKKREEFNRMIEACMAGNIDMIITKSISRFARNTLDCLKYIRQLKDKGIAVFFEKENINTMDSKGEIMLTIMASLAQQESQSLSQNVRLGIQHRYQQGEIQVNHNRFLGYTKDENKRLVIESTGAEVVKRIYREYLEGASLLQIARGLEADGILTAANKKKWRPETIKKILQNEKYIGDALLQKTYTVDFLSNKRVVNNGIVPQYYVENSHEPIIPSEIFMQVQEELVRRANLYTGKSGKKRVYSSKYALSSIVYCSECGEIYRRVHWNNRGCRSIVWRCVSRLEEKGSDCSSPTINEEVLKAAVVKAMNEVLSKKETFLAVLKENIVTVLNEGSDKATVGIDEKLEELQKELLRRANSKEKYEDVADEIYRLRELKQSAMVDNAEREGKRKRIAEMAEFIDEQTEELEEYDEQLARRLIEKVTIFEERFKVEFKSGVEIESETQK